In Chanodichthys erythropterus isolate Z2021 chromosome 9, ASM2448905v1, whole genome shotgun sequence, a genomic segment contains:
- the LOC137026691 gene encoding cytosolic sulfotransferase 3-like has product MEIPDMPSLKLHSRPEMFDFEGISMTHFFTDNWEKVKNFQARPDDILIATYPKAGSTWISYILDLLYFGKDDLERQTSKPIYTRIPCLEACFQEFSRVTGIEMAEHLPTSPRIVKTHLPVQLIPKSFWEQNSRIVYVGRNAKDNAVSYFHFDRMNKVQPEPRDWNNFLEKFMKGKNVFGPWYDHVSGWWEKKQTYSNLLYLFYEDLVEDTGREVEHLCSFLGLSTSVEEREKITKGVQFDAMKQNNMTNYVTVPFMDFKISPFMRKGKVGDWKSQFTVAQNEEFDEVYKQKMKNTTVKFRTEI; this is encoded by the exons ATGGAAATCCCTGACATGCCTTCA CTGAAACTACACAGTCGGCCAGAGATGTTTGATTTTGAGGGTATTTCCATGACTCACTTTTTCACTGACAactgggaaaaggtgaaaaaCTTTCAAGCAAGACCTGATGACATTCTTATTGCCACTTATCCCAAAGCAG GTAGCACATGGATTTCTTATATACTGGACCTTCTGTATTTTGGTAAGGATGATCTAGAGCGTCAGACTTCCAAGCCAATCTATACACGAATCCCATGCCTGGAAGCATGCTTTCAAGAGTTTTCAAGAG TTACAGGGATAGAAATGGCTGAGCATCTGCCCACCTCTCCTCGTATCGTCAAAACTCATTTACCTGTTCAGCTTATACCAAAGTCCTTCTGGGAGCAGAACTCAAGG ATTGTGTATGTAGGACGTAATGCAAAGGACAATGCCGTTTCCTATTTTCATTTTGACCGAATGAACAAGGTACAGCCTGAACCAAGAGATTGGAACAACTTCTTAGAGAAATTTATGAAAGGGAAAA ATGTGTTCGGCCCTTGGTACGATCATGTCAGTGGATGGTGGGAGAAAAAACAGACATATTCTAACCTACTGTACTTGTTCTATGAGGATTTGGTTGAA GACACTGGACGTGAGGTGGAACATTTGTGCTCCTTCTTGGGTTTGTCCACCTCAGTTGAAGAAAGGGAGAAAATAACCAAAGGGGTTCAGTTTGATGCCATGAAACAGAACAACATGACCAACTATGTCACAGTCCCTTTCATGGACTTCAAGATCTCACCCTTCATGCGGAAAG GTAAAGTTGGAGACTGGAAAAGTCAATTCACAGTGGCACAAAATGAAGAGTTTGATGAGGTCTACAAACAGAAGATGAAGAATACTACTGTCAAGTTCCGCACTGAGATTTAA